One region of Candidatus Polarisedimenticolia bacterium genomic DNA includes:
- a CDS encoding type II toxin-antitoxin system VapC family toxin, translated as MIPTYFFDASAIVKLLARERGHDAVDDLLSQSGRVHSSWVVLAEALGALKGKRRRGEVTDHEYGRAVYTFFHYVRSGRFHSVDLDIRDGHPVLLTHEAEGFDRRKRYPKLDVADTLQMTVIRESFLKWFAGGSQTKLVTADADLAAAAESEGILVVRV; from the coding sequence GTGATCCCGACCTACTTCTTCGACGCGAGTGCGATAGTCAAGCTACTCGCTCGTGAGCGGGGTCACGACGCGGTCGATGACCTGTTATCCCAAAGCGGCCGGGTCCACAGCTCTTGGGTTGTGCTCGCTGAGGCTCTCGGAGCCCTCAAGGGAAAGCGGCGTCGGGGTGAGGTGACGGACCATGAGTACGGCCGGGCCGTTTACACATTTTTTCATTATGTGAGAAGTGGTAGGTTTCATTCGGTCGATCTCGATATCCGCGATGGTCATCCCGTGCTACTCACGCATGAAGCCGAGGGTTTCGACCGTCGCAAGCGGTATCCTAAGCTTGACGTCGCGGACACGCTGCAGATGACGGTGATACGCGAGAGTTTCCTCAAGTGGTTCGCTGGCGGCAGCCAGACCAAGCTGGTGACTGCCGACGCTGACTTGGCTGCCGCAGCCGAGTCGGAAGGCATTCTCGTGGTTCGTGTGTAG
- a CDS encoding FG-GAP-like repeat-containing protein, with translation METGGSPIYLEQADVDLDGRIDLVSSNSAEDASVLFGGGDGTFAPPERFGTQNYPYAFAAGDLNGDGRPDLVALGDSQIVVLLNRIEPLNTPPHASINSPASAECGGPAGAAVVLDGSASVDPDGPYGGSDYIVKYEWFLVLGPRARAPLGTGAVLTVTLPLGSHLIELRVTDTHAAAGEAQAVVAVRDTIPPSLSVAPDPTVLWPPNHRLVPVSVALLVSDRCDPAAAVRLVAVTSSEPDDAPEDRDGRTQGDITFPDAGASATEILLRAERDGDGPGRTYELTYTATDASGNSTVAPALVSVPHDLGQGPEPLSIRASPAGMDGSARWSWSGVMAAKGYDLISGDLASLRMEPGRVSLGAVRVLARRIQETSWSEDGAPLTPVAGSAFFYLVEYRDARGPTGLGAESVPLPREPSSCDAACPGMEAEYLASTKAETRRR, from the coding sequence ATCGAGACCGGCGGATCTCCCATCTACCTGGAGCAGGCGGATGTCGACCTGGACGGACGGATCGATCTCGTCTCGTCCAATTCCGCCGAGGACGCCTCGGTTCTGTTCGGGGGCGGTGACGGAACGTTCGCGCCGCCGGAGCGCTTCGGCACGCAGAACTATCCATACGCCTTCGCGGCAGGCGACCTGAACGGAGACGGCCGTCCCGACCTCGTCGCGCTGGGAGACAGCCAGATCGTCGTTCTCTTGAACCGAATCGAGCCCCTGAACACGCCGCCGCATGCCTCGATCAACTCCCCCGCCTCGGCGGAGTGCGGCGGGCCGGCCGGCGCAGCCGTCGTCCTGGACGGATCCGCCTCGGTCGATCCGGACGGGCCGTACGGAGGCTCGGACTATATCGTCAAGTACGAATGGTTCCTGGTCCTGGGACCACGGGCACGAGCGCCGCTCGGGACCGGCGCCGTCCTGACCGTGACCCTTCCCCTCGGATCGCACCTCATCGAGCTTCGCGTCACCGACACGCATGCCGCTGCCGGCGAAGCCCAGGCCGTGGTCGCCGTGCGCGACACCATTCCCCCTTCCCTGTCGGTCGCGCCCGACCCGACTGTGCTGTGGCCGCCCAACCACCGGCTCGTGCCGGTGAGCGTCGCCTTGCTGGTCAGCGACCGATGCGACCCGGCCGCCGCGGTGCGGCTGGTTGCCGTGACCAGCAGCGAACCGGATGACGCCCCCGAAGACCGGGATGGGAGGACGCAGGGGGACATCACCTTCCCCGACGCCGGCGCGTCAGCCACGGAGATTCTCCTGCGCGCCGAACGGGATGGAGACGGGCCCGGCCGCACGTATGAGCTCACCTACACGGCGACCGACGCATCCGGAAATTCCACGGTCGCGCCGGCCCTCGTCTCGGTGCCGCACGACCTCGGGCAGGGGCCAGAGCCGCTCTCGATCCGCGCCTCGCCGGCGGGGATGGACGGATCGGCGCGCTGGTCGTGGAGCGGCGTGATGGCAGCGAAGGGGTACGACCTGATCTCAGGAGACCTCGCGAGCCTGCGGATGGAACCCGGCAGGGTGTCCCTCGGCGCCGTGCGCGTCCTGGCCCGGAGGATCCAGGAGACGTCCTGGAGCGAGGACGGCGCACCTCTCACCCCTGTGGCGGGCAGCGCCTTCTTCTATCTGGTTGAGTATCGCGACGCCCGGGGGCCGACCGGCCTGGGAGCTGAGTCGGTCCCTCTCCCGCGCGAGCCATCGTCCTGCGACGCAGCCTGCCCCGGAATGGAGGCGGAATACCTCGCCTCCACCAAGGCCGAAACCCGCAGACGCTGA
- a CDS encoding LAGLIDADG family homing endonuclease, with product FGLNAAITEKQGYTEVAFNSVPLVLWWEACGFAKLPPAAEHAGKGWHSHIPDAVLHTNDREIYAAFVRGLFEADGSTNTGYVSWTTVTETFSRDIQSLLLALGFVTTRKVDGAGSNWGNNDRFVLRLLNVAASERFLTEIGFMSIRREASLWRGDHRQASRHDHIPVSRELVDELAPENDSLRKTMLMSLARRGDVSRRSATALMERTESTELEHLLGFYYDTVATVETLDDEPTYDLSVPDNVTYVANGFVSHNTISFMMDCDTTGVEPDFSLVKSKKLVGGGEITIVNRGVQMALEKLGYAPTEAEEIVAYVDDHNSVVGAPYIKAEHYPVFDCAVGERAIHYTGHVKMMGAVQPFISGAISKTVNVPSDVTPEEIAEAFLQSWKLGLKAVAIYRDGCKRSQPLSTSRDQTKVKVEAAPGVGVTVEAPARAVRRRLPDERRAITHKFSIAGHDGYVTVGMYEDGQPGEIFLVMAKEGSVVSGLMDCFATAVSMALQYGVPLQVLVDKFSHVRFEPSGFSNNPEIPIAKSIVDYIFRWLASKFLNKDQQRAIGVHVKEEGGETAGQPAGETPGRPGLMPVNLSAGPMSTTTITGPVGVPSPRGSTPGSGPSSVGAAGSDPSRSMFAFRPDEDAPPCPDCGSIMVRNAACYKCLNCGATSGCS from the coding sequence GTTCGGACTCAACGCTGCAATCACCGAGAAGCAGGGGTATACGGAGGTCGCGTTCAATTCAGTGCCGCTCGTCCTTTGGTGGGAAGCATGCGGCTTCGCGAAGCTCCCGCCGGCTGCCGAACACGCCGGCAAGGGGTGGCACTCACACATCCCGGACGCAGTCCTGCACACGAACGATCGCGAGATTTATGCGGCGTTCGTCCGCGGCCTGTTCGAGGCGGACGGCAGCACGAATACCGGATACGTCTCATGGACGACGGTCACTGAGACCTTCAGCCGCGACATCCAGAGCCTTCTGTTGGCCCTCGGCTTCGTCACCACGCGAAAGGTTGATGGCGCGGGCTCGAACTGGGGAAACAACGATCGCTTCGTCCTCCGCCTGCTGAACGTCGCTGCGTCCGAGCGCTTCTTGACCGAGATCGGCTTCATGTCGATCCGAAGGGAAGCATCGCTCTGGCGTGGTGATCACCGCCAAGCGTCGCGGCACGATCACATCCCTGTCAGCCGTGAGCTGGTCGACGAGCTCGCGCCCGAAAACGACTCGCTCCGCAAGACGATGCTGATGTCGCTCGCGCGGCGCGGTGACGTCTCGCGGCGATCCGCCACGGCGCTGATGGAGCGCACAGAGAGCACGGAGCTCGAACATCTGCTCGGCTTCTACTACGACACGGTCGCGACCGTCGAGACGCTCGACGACGAGCCGACGTACGACCTTTCCGTCCCGGACAACGTCACGTACGTGGCCAACGGCTTCGTCAGCCACAACACCATCAGCTTCATGATGGATTGCGACACGACCGGAGTCGAGCCCGACTTCTCACTGGTGAAGTCGAAGAAGCTCGTCGGCGGAGGCGAGATCACGATCGTGAACCGCGGCGTCCAGATGGCGCTCGAGAAGCTCGGCTACGCGCCGACGGAGGCCGAGGAGATCGTGGCCTACGTCGACGACCACAACTCGGTCGTGGGAGCGCCTTACATCAAGGCGGAGCACTATCCGGTCTTCGACTGCGCCGTCGGCGAGCGGGCCATCCACTACACGGGCCACGTGAAGATGATGGGAGCCGTCCAGCCGTTCATCTCGGGCGCCATCTCGAAGACGGTCAACGTGCCGTCCGACGTGACGCCCGAGGAGATCGCCGAGGCCTTCCTGCAGTCCTGGAAGCTCGGCCTCAAGGCCGTCGCCATCTATCGCGACGGCTGCAAGCGCAGCCAGCCCCTGTCGACCAGCCGCGACCAGACCAAGGTCAAGGTCGAGGCCGCCCCCGGCGTCGGCGTCACCGTCGAGGCCCCGGCCCGCGCCGTGCGCCGCCGCCTGCCCGACGAGCGCCGCGCCATCACCCACAAGTTCTCCATCGCCGGCCACGACGGCTACGTCACCGTCGGCATGTACGAGGACGGCCAGCCCGGCGAGATCTTCCTGGTCATGGCCAAGGAAGGGAGCGTCGTCTCCGGCCTCATGGACTGCTTCGCCACCGCCGTCTCGATGGCCCTGCAGTACGGCGTGCCGCTCCAGGTCCTCGTCGACAAGTTCAGCCACGTCCGCTTCGAGCCCTCGGGCTTCTCCAACAACCCCGAGATCCCGATCGCCAAGTCGATCGTCGACTACATCTTCAGATGGCTGGCCTCGAAGTTCCTGAACAAGGACCAGCAGCGCGCCATCGGCGTGCACGTGAAGGAGGAGGGCGGCGAGACGGCCGGCCAGCCGGCAGGGGAGACCCCTGGGCGTCCAGGCCTGATGCCCGTCAACCTGTCTGCCGGGCCCATGAGCACGACCACGATCACCGGCCCGGTCGGCGTCCCTTCGCCCCGCGGCTCGACGCCCGGCTCCGGCCCGTCGTCCGTCGGCGCCGCCGGCTCCGACCCGTCCCGCTCGATGTTCGCCTTCCGCCCCGACGAGGACGCCCCCCCCTGCCCCGACTGCGGCTCGATCATGGTGCGCAACGCGGCGTGCTACAAGTGCCTCAACTGCGGCGCGACGAGCGGGTGTTCGTGA
- the sigJ gene encoding RNA polymerase sigma factor SigJ, with translation MDSVTDPAAVFERARPRLFGMAYRMLGSVADAEDLVQEAYLRWHQADRGAVRSPEGWLMAVIGRLSIDRLRRAAAERTTYVGKWLPEPVATGAWAAPGRATDLSSDLSMAFLVLLERLTPEERVAFLMREVFACDYAEIAQVAQKSEAACRQLVHRAREHVHAGRPRFAAPPESKERLLDGFLAALEADDKDALVSLFAQDATWTSDGGGKVTASRHVLVGADRIARFLLAIERKIRGLVLTHRTVRLNGEPTLVTSRSGQVVWTTSIATDGDRIVSAYRVLNPDKLRHVEGHG, from the coding sequence ATGGACTCCGTGACGGATCCCGCCGCGGTCTTCGAGCGCGCCCGGCCCCGGCTGTTCGGGATGGCCTACCGGATGCTCGGCTCGGTCGCGGACGCCGAGGACCTGGTGCAGGAGGCGTACCTGCGCTGGCACCAGGCGGACCGGGGGGCGGTCCGCTCCCCCGAGGGGTGGCTCATGGCGGTGATCGGCCGGCTGTCGATCGATCGGCTGCGGCGCGCCGCGGCCGAGCGCACGACTTACGTCGGGAAGTGGCTCCCCGAGCCGGTCGCCACGGGGGCCTGGGCGGCCCCCGGTCGCGCCACCGACCTCTCTTCCGATCTGTCCATGGCCTTCCTCGTTCTCCTGGAGCGGCTGACCCCCGAGGAGCGCGTCGCCTTCCTGATGCGCGAGGTGTTCGCCTGCGACTACGCGGAGATCGCCCAGGTCGCGCAGAAGAGCGAAGCCGCCTGCCGCCAGCTGGTGCACCGGGCCCGCGAGCACGTGCACGCCGGCCGCCCGCGCTTCGCCGCCCCTCCCGAGTCGAAGGAGCGGCTGCTGGACGGGTTCCTGGCCGCCCTCGAAGCCGACGACAAGGACGCGCTCGTCTCGCTGTTCGCCCAGGACGCCACCTGGACGTCCGACGGCGGCGGCAAGGTGACTGCCTCTCGCCACGTCCTGGTCGGCGCGGACCGGATTGCCCGGTTCCTCCTGGCCATCGAGCGCAAGATCCGTGGCCTCGTGCTGACCCACCGGACGGTCCGGCTCAACGGCGAGCCCACGCTCGTGACCTCGAGGTCGGGGCAGGTGGTCTGGACTACGTCCATCGCCACCGACGGTGATCGGATCGTCTCCGCCTACCGCGTCCTCAATCCCGACAAGCTGCGGCACGTCGAAGGGCACGGCTGA
- a CDS encoding NAD(P)-dependent oxidoreductase, whose translation MRIFLTGATGVVGRRAVPLLVEAGHRVTAVGRTPEKRAALSRAGATPVDLDLFDPQAVGPALAGHDAVVNLATHIPHSGTSMLLPGAWRENDRIRRDASRILVDAAIAQGVPRFIQESFAPMYADAGDAWIDETSPIQPARYNRSTVDAERSAERITRNGGAGIVLRFSALYGPDSPHALELIGYVRKGRAPIPGSPGAFLSSVTNDDAATAVVAALGLPAGIYNVTDDEPLRRREYFDTLAQTLRVAPPKPPPAWLMALGGSLAKLMARSLRISNRKLRQASGWRPRYPSAREGWKAILEEIQGAGIADRPARARASR comes from the coding sequence ATGCGAATCTTTCTGACTGGTGCCACCGGGGTCGTCGGCCGTCGCGCGGTTCCGCTGCTCGTCGAGGCCGGCCACCGGGTGACCGCCGTCGGCCGCACACCCGAGAAACGCGCCGCCCTGTCGCGGGCCGGCGCCACGCCTGTCGACCTCGACCTGTTCGATCCCCAGGCCGTCGGCCCGGCGCTCGCCGGGCACGACGCCGTGGTCAACCTCGCCACCCACATTCCGCACTCGGGGACGAGCATGCTGCTTCCCGGCGCCTGGCGCGAGAACGACCGCATCCGGCGGGACGCCTCCCGGATCCTCGTGGACGCCGCGATCGCCCAAGGGGTCCCGCGCTTCATCCAGGAGTCGTTCGCCCCGATGTACGCGGACGCCGGCGACGCCTGGATCGACGAGACGTCACCGATCCAGCCGGCGCGCTACAACCGCTCGACCGTGGATGCCGAGCGCTCGGCCGAGCGCATCACCCGAAACGGCGGGGCCGGGATCGTCCTGCGCTTCTCCGCTCTCTACGGACCGGACTCCCCTCACGCGCTCGAGCTCATCGGGTACGTGCGCAAGGGGCGCGCGCCGATCCCGGGCTCGCCCGGGGCCTTCCTGTCTTCGGTGACCAACGACGACGCCGCCACCGCCGTCGTCGCGGCGCTGGGCCTGCCGGCCGGGATCTACAACGTCACCGACGACGAGCCGCTGCGCCGGCGCGAGTATTTCGACACACTGGCCCAGACGCTGCGCGTCGCCCCGCCCAAGCCTCCCCCCGCCTGGCTGATGGCGCTCGGCGGCTCGCTCGCGAAGCTGATGGCCCGCTCCCTGCGGATCTCGAATCGCAAGCTGCGGCAGGCCTCGGGCTGGCGGCCGCGCTATCCGAGCGCCCGCGAGGGCTGGAAGGCGATTCTCGAGGAGATCCAGGGGGCCGGCATCGCAGACCGGCCGGCTCGTGCCCGAGCCTCCCGGTGA